The Belonocnema kinseyi isolate 2016_QV_RU_SX_M_011 chromosome 1, B_treatae_v1, whole genome shotgun sequence genomic interval aaaatgtttaatttgtaagtgtaACGAAGTGTGTGTACTGACAAAATTCGaatattcgtaccgaaatttcggtgcacgTGGccaaagcctaatttaaaacaaaatctagtttttttcagattaaaaacaaaaaatttaggagtTTTTTGAGAGTTGTAAAGACTTGAACaaactaaaaacattattttaagatgtcctggaaaattgaaaataatttttcattttgaaaaatgatttgaagatattattttaaaaggttttaaaagattcataaaattattaataaaataatctggaagattataaggaaatttttcaaaatgtgcaGGATTTTCTCCAAATTGTacgaaaaattcgataaatatctgtaaacaatttttaaaataatctcaaaagaatatttcaacataaaatgttttacaattaTCCTACgaatcttcagaaaaattttgtattcttttgacgTCTTTCAGAATTCTtataaagcttctaaattttttgtttaaagtctgcaaaaatctacattttgtttcaatttaggGTGTAGCTATTTGCACCGACACTTCGCttacattttttgacataattttaagttttgaattaattttaaagttcgaaatttaaaagttcgaaattcaagagttctacttggagtgctttaatttgtagtttatttttaattaaaatttcaattatttaattttattgaccgtaaacaatgtttgcgaacctggaaatgaccgggagtttctttctttgattaaaacggccaccctgattgaTGCAGGGAAACTGACATTTCCTAATAGCGAAAACCGAGGAAGGtttctttttaataaactgcTGAGATGAAAAATAAGTGCAGGAAGCGCTCCTACAAGAAAAAGTGTTCgaagtgtttaaaattcaatatttactaaaaaaaaaaatcaaaggataTTTTTTCCTTATACTATTAGGGTCGGAAATCATGTGCAATGCATGTAAAAAACATCCTAGcagagaaaatagttgaaatgattCTATGGGTATCAAGATCTCCTAAATGTTATAGCAAGGAAGTCGACATTTACTAACAACAAAATCACAGGAAGTTCCTTTATTATACCATTGGCTCCTGTCTGGAtatatttcttacatttattGTAAATGGATTTCCAACCCTcaacagttaaataaaaaaatcctttaNNNNNNNNNNNNNNNNNNNNNNNNNNNNNNNNNNNNNNNNNNNNNNNNNNNNNNNNNNNNNNNNNNNNNNNNNNNNNNNNNNNNNNNNNNNNNNNNNNNNTCCAATGCTCTACAAATTAAAGAATCAACCAATGAactctaaaattgtcaaaattatatcatattaagtaattttaaaatagaaacattgaaaactgaaaaataattttttttttaactgaacacttcttaaattattttcatcttaaatagtttaaacactcttgaaaagtttcaaaattgtatttcaaaatcttgagaaatctaaaaattgttttacatttttcaaatttaaaataatttccgaacttttaaatatctgttaaaatgaaCCGAATTTTGTCGGCACAAATACCTCGTTAAATTaatcttgaatcttttcaaaacttctaaatacttcttaaaattacttcaattatttctacaaatattaagtgttaaattgttatttatatgtcaaaaaatgaccattttacttacaaataaaaattcttttgaaaataattaaaattgtaacattcagagtttaaaagttcttcgaaattttagGGATTTAAGGTTTTCCATGTCTCAGTTTCaatttgtatacttttaaatatttggttttaattattcgttttaaataaatagtcaaatgTTGCTATATATGAAATAATTATCCtttgtcttaattaaaaattaaaagttgattatgttaaaaatgaaatattttagattgaaacaatatcaattactgttcaatttttaatacttaaagtatagatccattttgaaaacattttatttacagttgatgaaataaaaatgtttcttatccAAAATTCTCAGcttcaaacgcttttatttttttactggttCAAGTCTTCagactacattttaaaattctctaaattaaaagtgtaagcttaaaaataaaaatctaaaatgaaaaattttttaagtaaaagattttcgaattagatattttgaactgaatgatatcataattaaaaaatataattaagctaactattttttaaaacttttgaaatcgaactttgacagatttttcttctaaatatttgtaaaattcccggtcaaaacataaattcactgtcatttcccggtatcaaaaaattcccgggtttcccggtccagcgtccACCATGATCATTCTAAGATTCTTTCAAAATAGccacaaaattgtatttaaaaaattctctaaccAGCTTTTCATCTCCCCTGGCCATATATAacatttaaagacaaaaatttaaaacttgcgtTCTTTCGCAAGTTTTTCctcgaaattttatgaaatatttttaaacctttgatATTCCTAGAACTGATTTTTAAACCTTATAAATCTCACCTTTTCACTACTATTTTGTCCAGCCTTGACAAAGTTGCTATAATTATTTTTCGGAGTCTTGGGCGGTCCTGCCTCATCCTCATCCTCCGCCTCATCATTATGTTTCCTCTTCAAaccctttttcttcattttcggcGTCTCTTCCTCGTCCTCGCCATTTTCATTCTCAACAACTTCTTTCGCCTTCGTCTTGATCTTCGGCTTCTCGCCTTCTTCAGAAGAATCATCGCTCGACGATTcctccttctttttcttcttcttcttcttcaccTCCGGAGTCTTCACCGCCTTGGCTACTTTCTTCGGCGGTTCATCTTCCTCGTCGCTGCTATCGTCACTCGACGAAGATTCCTTCTTTTTCGCCACAGCCTTAGCCACCGGTTTCACTGTCTCAGTTTCCTCCTCACTACTACTATCGTCACTCGATGACTCCTCAGGTTTCACCACCTTCGCCGGAGTCTTTACAGCAACTTTCGGCGCCTCATCTTCCGACGAGTCGTCATCAGAGCTCGATTCTGCTTTCTTTGCCGGTGTTGCTCTGACTAGAGTCTTTACAGAAACTTTAGGAGGAGCCTCATCTTCAGAAGAATCGTCAGAACTCGATGCTGCTTTCTTCGCTAGCGTCGGTTTCAACGGAGTTTTAACCGGAGCTGCCTTGACTGGTTTCGCGTCATCGTCGGAAGAATCTTCTTCAGAGTCACTAGAAGAGGCCTTCACCGGGATTTTCACTGGTCCGAGACTTTTCTTTGGAGAAACGACTTTCTTCGGTTTTTCATCTTCGCTGTCGTCACTATCGCTTGAAGATTCCTTCTTAGCGACTGGTTTCTGGACCTTGGGAGTAACTGGCGCGGATTTCGGAGCTTTTAACGGTTCTTCATCTGAACTGTCGTCCGAACTAGATTCCTCCTTTTTCGCAACTACTTTCGCCGGAGTTGGTTTTGCAGGAACTTGTTTCATCGGCGAGGCTTTTTTTGTAACTCTCGGAGTCTCTTCTTCAGATGATGAATCGTCTGAACTAGATTCGGCTTTCTTTGCAACAGTTTTCGCGCTTTGAACTCCAGGTTTGACTGCCTTCGCATTTTGAGCCACGGCTTTTGGAGTTTGTACTGGCTTCTTTGGAGCTTCATCTTCGGACGAGCTGTCGTCGGAACTGGAATCCTTCTTGGCTTGTGGCTTTGTCTTCTGAGGAAGAGCTTCCTTTTTGACAGGCTTCGCGGGGACCTTAGGAGTTTCCTCTTCTGAAGAATCGTCGTCGGAACTAGATTCCTCAGCCTTTTTAACTGGCGTAACTGGTGCCTTTGCAGGTGTGGGTTTTAGAGGTATCTTCTTTACTGGAGGTGATTCATCCTCTGAGGACTCTTCGGATGAACTGGATTCTTTTTTTGCTGCGGCTTTTGTTGGGGGTTTGCCGTTTACTTGAAGAGTTTTAGGTTTTTGGGGAGCCTCTTCCTCGCTTCCGGAACTCGAGTCTGAACTGCTGCCCTTCTTTACTTGTTTTAGAGTTAACTTCTTTGGAGAGTTCTTTTGAAAGTATTCGAATACATCCAATATTGAGGGTGACCCTTTTGGCAGTGGtgactgaaaaaaataatcattttttaaacacatttactCAAAAAGGGTCATTTTTGCGCGAAAGAagggaaaaaagaggaaagattcaacatttattttcatatGCAGAAACAATGGAAATGGAAATTCAAGTaacttaattttgaacttttaacgtAACCCTCGGAGTACACTCTGGGTCAAATTGACCCACAaaaaattttcgaccgaaaaagtTGTAAAGTTATTTGAAATGTAAGCGGTCCCTCAGGTTCTGGTAATAAAGTTTCAGCCCCCAACTATAGTTTGAACCGCTTCGCGTAGTCTAGGCTGTGATCAGTTGTCGTTAAGAAGCGCTTTACAACGGTCTTGGGTCAGTCACACCCATGGTGTACCAAACTTTAATTTGTATAacattgatcaaataaaaaaagcttgaattttaCGTTTATCGTGAGCCATATCAGATGTTGTCAGCAAAGAGTACTTTAAAAGTAACTTGTTATACATTTGGCCAAGCCATATCTGAAGGAAAGCTTGCTATTGCTTCTTTACGTGCAGACATACGTAAAGGTATCCAGCTTATCCTTGGTTTTGATTTAACTTAACAACATACTGATCGGCCAGAACTTCAGAAAATAACGAAATGTGGATTGTGTGGCTACAgagtagataaaaaaaaataatatgtccACCTTGTTCACGACCTATGTGCGATCTCAATCATGCTTACATTTGCAATGATTGTGCCAGAgaacaataatattttcattgtcataattatccttaaaaatacttcaaaatggtTTTTCAGATATGCATTTAGACTTTAGGCAtttacgtttaaaatatttaaagtcataatTTTGTTTCGTAAAGTaagattttcttcaaacaaaaatcttttcgagaattttttttaaccatgttGAAGACATAAACAATAGTTCAATATTACATACATTATTTATATCAGGTCTTAAGTACACCTCAGAATTTATTCAAGGTAATCGGTCCAGTCATTGTGGAATggtaaacattcaaaaaatgtattggcTCAGATTGACACAGGAGTGTTCTCCCTGATCGAAAAAACAGATGTGTTCCCCGAGGGTTAAAATTGTTCTAGTCAGAATATTTAAATCTGCAACTGAAGAGTTCAGTGCATAGAGGCTTTGcgtaaaaatgtaatgaaatatggacagttttcattcaaataattgcGAAACTTTTAATGTTTACATGTATTGCAAtagaaaaattcgtctattattgaaatattattctattCATTTCCTAGAAAACAAAACTAAAAGAGAGTTTTTAATTGATCTATTGGagtcaaaaagtaatttaaaaataagtgaaggAAGCGTCCCCcgtcagaaaaaatgttttcaatttattgttaGGGTTGTTTTACCGTTCCTCAAACATTCAAACAAGGAACTNNNNNNNNNNNNNNNNNNNNNNNNNNNNNNNNNNNNNNNNNNNNNNNNNNNNNNNNNNNNNNNNNNNNNNNNNNNNNNNNNNNNNNNNNNNNNNNNNNNNttgaatctgaatctttaaactctacataatttataaaagtacttccattttatatatttttatttttattgaacatttgagtaaaaaatgtttgaattgaaaaactttcaagTTCCATTTTAAGAGCTTAAAactcaagagttccattttgagtgttttaatttgtagttttgttttttattgcttcaaatggaaaaatgaatagctttaaaattttaatttttaaggttttattgaccgtgaaaaatgtttgcgaaacgggaaatgaccgggaatttttatcgtcgattaaaacggccagccTGAATGATCCAATaggttttgaagaatttcaagtgattttaaaaatatgtgtaatatcagcgattttaaagaatttcaaaagcatTCAGgggaatttgagaaatttcgaGGGATTTCAGGATATATcgaggaatttaaaaatgaatagaaaaaagaatcaagaaattttaaaagattgcaagtaaTATCACACatccctatttttaatttttcgtttattaATTCCGAGGCCTAATTCTACGTTTGAATCCACTTACTAGTCAAATTAACCCAATAATAAACAAACCCCTCTTTTGTTTATCACAGAAAAATACCCCATTCCGTCGAGTCAGAGACGAGGAGTTCATCCTGGACCCGAAATTGTCAAACAACGCGTTTGAGGCAAAGGTAAATGCTTGGAAACTATCAGGAAATTCAGGTCACTTGCCGGTCCAAATCAGctccaattaataaaataaaaacctgAATTGACAAAAAATTCCTGCTTCGTTAGTTTCCGTGCATTAACCATGTTTtcagaacataattatttttaaagctccCTCCAAGGAGGGCAACCCAAGTGTAATTATCCCGCCAAAAATCAAGAAGAGTATCGTGGACGAGGCAACTGACCTGTATTTCCTTTATGTTTTAGGACAGTCCCGCAACCAACGGGCATAATAAACACGAAGGAAGGGGTGGATTCCGAGGAAGGGGTGACGGTTTCCGAGGAAGAGGTGGAGATCGTGGAGGATTTAGGGGTAGAGGTGGTGGTAGGGGTGGCCGCGGTGGTTTTGACAGGGGCGGTCGCGGAGGTGGTTTCGATAGGGGTGGTCGTGGAGGTGGCTTCGACAGGGGCGGTCGCGGAGGATTTAGAGGCAGAGGTGGTGATAGGGGTGGTAGGGGTGGTTTTGAAGGAAGAAAATCGTGGGGTGGAAATGACGAGGGTGGCAGAGACGGAAACGGACCCAGAAAATCGTGGGGCGGTGATGGCGAAAAGGGTGGAAGAGGAAGAGGTGGCGGCGGAAATTTTAGGGGTCACTCTAATTTCAACAAACCATCCTTTGGAGTTGATGCACCAtcgcaaaacaaaaaaatcacctTTGACGATTAATCACTAGGGCTAAATCTTCAGGTAAGGTATTCTTTGATCTTACATATGTTAATACctacctggaattgtcagggaattttgttgggagcgtctttttttttttttttaattgcaatattaaatAGAATAACATCCATTTGTAAAAGTAGCGTTATATTAATATACtgaaatagtttgttgaaaattagttgttttttgtttgtttgtttgaaatcaatttttctaattcaaaacttaactattttttgttgttaaaatttaaacacttttagttgaatattcaagtatctgattgaaaattcatgtattttgttaaaaatacggttgttttttatgtttttatttattaattacattattttttatcaaaaatttaaatctttgaaatatcatgtaatatatttttttttctgaattcatcttttttcaatgaAGACTTAaatacttgcttgaaagttactctattgctacaaattaatttgattaaagatccatcattttaattgaaaattcatgtccttggttgaaaaattagttatttcaggttgaaaattcatgtttttcttaTCTGGCAATTAatcttttcactgaaaattgaacttccaactttttaatttaaaactcatgtattttttacaaaatttgtcgtttttgttcaaaataaatcttccattccatttttattgaatatttatcttttttaatttaaagttcaactatttggttgaaaatttttctttttgtatttgataatgcaaatatttcgttgaaaatgcatgtatttaacaaaatatcgtctttgtggtagaaagttcatatttttggttgaaaataagactactaattggttcaaaattgaactccgttctaaaaaatgtatctttttgtttaaatcaatttattccagatgaagattcaactatttggttcaaaatttgtcctttttagttgaaaattctaattttttgttacaaatttatacgtctttttgaaaaatcgtctttcttggtggaaaattattcttcctgtttgaaaattcatgtttttttttttgcttaaaaaatcaagtatcgcaattaaatatttatcattttagtaattaattcatctgtttaatttataataaaactacCTGGGCTAAAGTTGAATTCCACgttgttttaaaatgaatctgtgatattttttacttaaaaattcagctatttgtttgaatttttttcagttaaaaattgaactgtttgatttagagttaatgtattttttaaactcgtctttttggtagaaaattaatcattttggttgaaaattcatcttcttttttgaaaatccgaatctCTACTTGAAAGGTGAAGAATTTTAGGTATTTAAAACAAGAACCACATTACTTTTCCTAAATATATACTGAATTTTAGGTATCAGTAGATCAAATGAAAGTTtgcttgaattattattcaagttCATGGACTTtcgagacaaataaaaaaaatgattaattatgttttaaacaatatacatggaaaaaatttaaagatacctggaaaataccttttttagtacaaaaaaatccAACTAGTCGTTTTGAGTGCGCAACTCTATAACAGTTCAATCTTTGATCtcttaaaactaaagtttttcccttaaattagtttttagattaatttttgaaggttcgtatttaaaattttacaatattgtggtttcaaattcaagtaattatttaaaatctcagcATCTCAGCTATTAAATATTCCGAAATTGcacattgaaattataaataaatcatattaaaattgtttcgcttttttggttgaagttttcaATAAGTAAatcatttcaactttaaaatattttattggaaattttcaagaatcaATAATAATTCggaaggaaattttgaaattaaaaattgagtttaaagtgaaaaaagataaaaattaaactgtctgaAATTGATACATCGCGAAAttaataatttcggtaattttatatggttacaattttagattGCTGAATTTCATATTGAAcgctaaacttttaatttttccctttcataagttttaattttgcagttaaaattgatttggttgaattttgaaaagtgtgATTTAgcgatttaaaatcaatttttaagagatttaaatttacttcaaatgattgaaattttaaaggtttggtgactaaaattttttttcaattaatgaagtTTGCCTTTTTAAAGTTGCGGagtagaaattagtttttaatgttcattttGTGATCTTACAAATGTTTGCCTGATTAGGTCTaacgttaaattataattttgttacgtaataacaattaaaaattagagcatttcagaagctttgactgaaagattcaatttagtttccaATATTAAATGGTCAAAccttaaacgttttaaattgaaagtagttGAAACTCAAacgtttttaatgatttaattatttaatttgaatgcttttaattataaataatacaatttcaattcatctgaatttgaaattacccaatttccaaaatttgaatcaaaatattcaaatNNNNNNNNNNNNNNNNNNNNNNNNNNNNNNNNNNNNNNNNNNNNNNNNNNNNNNNNNNNNNNNNNNNNNNNNNNNNNNNNNNNNNNNNNNNNNNNNNNNNTAAATTTACTTTGAAATCATTCCATCTCGTGACTCACTCTTGTTTCACTTCATTCTCGtttcaaactattgaattttccttTAGACACGAAAATTTCCTTATCTTACGCATTATATGATTCCAAGTCGGGAAGAGAAGACAATTTTGATGTTGGGAAATAAgcgggaatttttattttattttagtagcGGATACGTAATTTTAATTTTggcgcgaaatattcaaattagaAAAGAAGGATGTTTTCTATTTAATGACTGTAGAAAAGTATTTTCTATTGAGTAATGCTAATATTCGAGGTGTTTTTGTTATATAGAAAGGTGCGAGAGGTTCGTGGGGTGAAAGGGCGAACCAGGACCTGAAACACACGAGGGGAAAGTCGTTCCGACACGAGAAGACGAAGAAAAAGCGTGGAAGTTATCGAGGCGGACAGATAGATATGAGTgttaattctattaaattcgaCGAATAGATTATGATACATAATCTGCTGGTATTTAGATTTACAAATCTCATATGTGAAAGACTTGTCGATATTTTAAAGAGCAGGAAACTCACATAATCTAATGTAATTGAGGATCCTATTGTAGAGATTTTAAGCAGATGGTGTTGACCAATTAGTTGCAAATACAAATTGACCTTCGCTTTGGAGGGTGAGACCATTTTTCCGAATTGTGTTCGgagctgattttatttttgctttttgctCTCTAAAGCGAATGAAAGAAGGAAGacgattattaataataataataatcaacttATGTAAATTATTATCGGCAGATTAATAATAATcgattattagaaaataattaataggtaTAGACATCTCCACAATTGTATTGTGATTCAGTATCTCATGCGTTTAATTCAATATTGAGGCCCCGTTTTTGTCCATGAATATCCCGTTCAAAGTCGAATTccatttcaattaatatttttatttttcatacaattgcatcaacgaaataatagttacagcttattttaaggaaaaggtgaatttcctAGTAAGTTCATATTAAAGATAGAATGTTGTAGCACATGTTTGTTCTTCAGAGATTTACcaggtttttttgttttttttcaatgcaaaatattagagtaaaagaaaactgaaaaatactGATGGATCGTGAATGTTTCACCGCAGTGAAGAAGGAAATGAACTATTCTCTTTTGATACAAATTACAAGTAATTTTTATCGCAGGGAAGCCCGATTTATGCATCTAAGTTAGAATTTTGATAAATGTCGCATTTATTctgtgtaataaaaaatataaaattattagatGGAATAATGTTCGTCTTATATTTGCTTTCAACCTCCTTACTAACtatattatttaagatttttttacatttttaatcaagttctTTCAACTTAACTATTGAAGTTCATTGTGGGTGTCAGGtaccccaagcaattttcaatttcttctaaaccatacttaattcgaaaaaattgagtaagtgtcgccatctagctttatttggagacactaactgccagtaaagtcgtttagcatactttattgatttttgtttattttctaacgtaagtatatcatatgaagtgaaataattttttttcgacattcataccttgttacattctcatcatctatgattgagaaagtattagaattgtcggaaatttgacatcacattttttcaacggatctccacgtttcgagacccctgaatccaaaaatcagattttcacgatggcgtctgtctgtctgtccgtccgtccgtaaacacgataactcttgaaaaaatgaacgaatcaaatccatctttggcacactttttttaggtcctaaaagaaaggacgtgttcgttaaccag includes:
- the LOC117178955 gene encoding nucleolar protein dao-5-like, producing the protein MNSSSLTRRNGSPLPKGSPSILDVFEYFQKNSPKKLTLKQVKKGSSSDSSSGSEEEAPQKPKTLQVNGKPPTKAAAKKESSSSEESSEDESPPVKKIPLKPTPAKAPVTPVKKAEESSSDDDSSEEETPKVPAKPVKKEALPQKTKPQAKKDSSSDDSSSEDEAPKKPVQTPKAVAQNAKAVKPGVQSAKTVAKKAESSSDDSSSEEETPRVTKKASPMKQVPAKPTPAKVVAKKEESSSDDSSDEEPLKAPKSAPVTPKVQKPVAKKESSSDSDDSEDEKPKKVVSPKKSLGPVKIPVKASSSDSEEDSSDDDAKPVKAAPVKTPLKPTLAKKAASSSDDSSEDEAPPKVSVKTLVRATPAKKAESSSDDDSSEDEAPKVAVKTPAKVVKPEESSSDDSSSEEETETVKPVAKAVAKKKESSSSDDSSDEEDEPPKKVAKAVKTPEVKKKKKKKKEESSSDDSSEEGEKPKIKTKAKEVVENENGEDEEETPKMKKKGLKRKHNDEAEDEDEAGPPKTPKNNYSNFVKAGQNSSEKRELRVFATNYKLPFKEAKSILRSVKGADYASSTPEQANSSPEFSFSMFPELNDAPTPSFSVPRLQPQQPYYSQTLANPKTPQIPKPPTQPRWKFAKVHPKPMQAPTGGHSHQSSRRGSNANSSYSHLHNNGRIPRRKEKGSLTHASMTSRALLGNFKIFGTDQDEVNKAVSSAYNPIETSGTSGMSFT